One Sphingomonas sp. FARSPH DNA segment encodes these proteins:
- a CDS encoding efflux transporter outer membrane subunit — MSRFPALLLLTAALAGCTVGPDYRPKTATDLGVPAGYSVPAAQTPEDLTRWWSNFDDPVLGQLVEQARLANTDVAQAVARLRQAREALVQSRARLLPTLSGSAGYQRNENLRGGGRSFTLPDGTVVDTGGGGSNSFSAGLSASYQLGLFGELRRTVEASRAQYQGAGFDYATALLTVESEVASNYILARAYQAQLANARASLAIQDDNLEIAGFRVQAGLVSSVDAEQARAQRAQTAATVPQIEQQYAAAVARIGVLTGQAPGALRTQLAAPRPIPRGPETVGVGIPADTLRRRPDVRSAERALAAATAQIGVAKAALYPALAITGNVNTNATALGSLGSAITGSLFAGLTQAIFNGGRLRSVVRANEAATDAAFAAYKGSVLTALEDIENAIVALDAARRRETQFRIAYEAANNSAILARSQYRTGLTDFTTLNTQESALLSAQNGLTQAQSDKATALVGLYNALGGGWDPNVTPEAPARGAALPTGTETR, encoded by the coding sequence ATGTCCCGTTTTCCTGCCCTTCTGCTCCTGACCGCGGCGCTGGCCGGCTGTACCGTCGGGCCGGACTATCGGCCGAAGACCGCGACGGACCTTGGCGTCCCCGCCGGCTATTCGGTGCCCGCGGCGCAGACGCCCGAGGATCTGACGCGCTGGTGGTCGAACTTCGACGACCCCGTGCTCGGCCAGCTGGTCGAGCAGGCGCGGCTCGCCAACACCGATGTCGCGCAGGCGGTGGCGCGGCTGCGCCAGGCACGCGAGGCGCTGGTGCAGAGCCGCGCGCGTCTGCTGCCGACCCTGTCGGGATCGGCGGGCTATCAGCGCAACGAGAATTTGCGCGGCGGCGGTCGCTCGTTCACCTTGCCCGACGGCACCGTCGTCGACACGGGCGGCGGCGGCAGCAACAGCTTTTCCGCCGGCCTGTCCGCCAGCTACCAGCTCGGGCTGTTCGGCGAATTGCGCCGCACCGTCGAGGCGAGCCGCGCGCAATATCAGGGGGCGGGCTTCGATTACGCCACCGCGCTGCTGACGGTCGAGAGCGAGGTGGCGAGCAACTATATCCTTGCGCGCGCCTATCAGGCGCAGCTCGCCAATGCGCGCGCCAGTCTGGCGATCCAGGACGACAATCTGGAAATCGCCGGTTTCCGCGTGCAGGCGGGGCTCGTGTCCTCGGTCGATGCCGAACAGGCGCGGGCGCAGCGCGCGCAGACCGCCGCCACCGTGCCGCAGATCGAACAGCAATATGCCGCCGCGGTCGCGCGCATCGGCGTGCTGACCGGGCAGGCGCCGGGCGCGCTCCGCACCCAACTTGCCGCGCCGCGCCCGATCCCGCGCGGGCCGGAGACGGTGGGCGTCGGCATCCCCGCCGACACGCTGCGCCGCCGCCCCGATGTCCGCTCCGCAGAGCGGGCGCTCGCCGCAGCGACGGCGCAGATCGGCGTCGCCAAGGCCGCGCTTTATCCCGCGCTGGCGATCACCGGCAACGTCAACACCAACGCCACGGCGCTGGGCAGCCTGGGCAGCGCGATCACCGGCAGCCTGTTCGCCGGCCTGACGCAGGCGATCTTCAACGGCGGCCGGCTGCGCAGCGTCGTGCGCGCGAACGAGGCGGCGACCGACGCCGCCTTCGCCGCCTACAAGGGCAGCGTGCTCACCGCGCTCGAAGACATAGAGAACGCCATCGTCGCGCTCGATGCGGCGCGCCGGCGTGAGACGCAGTTCCGCATCGCCTATGAAGCTGCGAACAACAGCGCGATCCTCGCGCGCAGCCAGTATCGCACCGGCCTCACCGATTTCACCACGCTCAACACGCAGGAATCGGCATTGCTGTCCGCGCAGAACGGCCTGACGCAGGCGCAGTCGGACAAGGCGACCGCGCTGGTCGGCCTGTACAATGCGCTCGGCGGCGGCTGGGACCCCAACGTGACCCCGGAGGCGCCCGCGCGCGGCGCCGCCCTTCCTACCGGAACAGAGACCCGCTGA
- the bioB gene encoding biotin synthase BioB, translating into MSALSPERNAVRNDWTRAEIAALFDLPFDELMWQAQTVHRAHHAPGQVQLSTLLSIKTGGCPEDCGYCSQSVSADSGVKATKLMDVRAVLQAAAQAKDNGSTRFCMGAAWRNPKDRDMGAIVAMVEGVRAMGMETCMTLGMLEPHQAKQLADAGLDYYNHNIDTSPERYGDVITTRSFQERLDTLDAVRTAGINVCCGGIVGMGETREDRVGFVHALATLPEHPGSVPVNALVPVKGTVLGDMLADTPMAKIDEIEFVRTVAVARITMPASMVRLSAGRESMSDSAQALCFMAGANSIFTGDKLLTAGNAGEDKDTALFAKLGVTPMAADCRLAEAAE; encoded by the coding sequence GTGAGCGCGCTGTCCCCGGAGCGCAACGCGGTCCGCAACGACTGGACCCGCGCAGAGATCGCAGCCCTATTCGACCTGCCCTTCGACGAGCTGATGTGGCAGGCGCAGACCGTGCACCGCGCGCATCACGCGCCGGGGCAGGTGCAATTGTCGACGCTGCTGTCCATCAAGACCGGCGGCTGCCCGGAGGATTGCGGCTATTGCTCGCAGTCGGTCAGCGCCGACAGCGGCGTCAAGGCGACCAAGCTGATGGACGTGCGCGCCGTGCTGCAGGCGGCGGCGCAGGCCAAGGACAATGGCTCGACCCGCTTCTGCATGGGCGCGGCGTGGCGCAATCCCAAGGACCGCGACATGGGCGCGATCGTCGCGATGGTCGAGGGCGTCCGCGCGATGGGCATGGAGACGTGCATGACGCTCGGCATGCTGGAGCCGCATCAGGCGAAGCAGCTCGCCGACGCCGGCCTCGATTACTACAACCATAATATCGACACTTCGCCCGAACGCTATGGCGACGTCATCACCACGCGCAGCTTTCAGGAGCGGCTCGACACGCTGGATGCGGTGCGGACCGCGGGGATCAACGTCTGCTGCGGCGGCATCGTCGGCATGGGTGAGACGCGCGAAGACCGCGTCGGCTTCGTCCATGCGCTCGCCACGCTGCCCGAACATCCCGGCAGCGTGCCGGTCAACGCACTGGTGCCGGTGAAGGGCACCGTACTCGGCGACATGCTCGCCGACACCCCGATGGCGAAGATCGACGAGATCGAGTTCGTCCGCACCGTCGCCGTCGCGCGCATCACCATGCCGGCGAGCATGGTGCGCCTGTCCGCGGGCCGCGAGAGCATGTCGGACTCGGCGCAGGCTTTGTGCTTCATGGCCGGCGCCAATTCGATCTTCACCGGCGACAAATTGCTCACCGCGGGCAACGCCGGCGAAGACAAGGACACCGCGTTGTTCGCTAAACTCGGCGTGACGCCGATGGCCGCGGACTGCCGGCTGGCCGAGGCAGCGGAGTGA
- the scpA gene encoding methylmalonyl-CoA mutase: protein MADIETNIGEDAGSTRAPAAAPEPTPQPGLADWQAAAAREVKGKDLTWHTPEGIAVKPLYTEADVQGWDPGLPGFAPFTRGVRASMYAGRPWTIRQYAGFSTAEESNAFYRRNLAAGQKGLSVAFDLATHRGYDSDHPRVTGDVGKAGVAIDSVEDMKILFDGIPLDQMSVSMTMNGAVIPILAFFIVAGEEQGVDRKLLDGTIQNDILKEFMVRNTYIYPPEPSMRIISDIFGYTSREMPKFNSISISGYHMQEAGATQLHELAFTIADGMEYVKYGVASGLDIDQFAGRLSFFFAIGMNFFMEIAKLRAARVLWHRAMTQLGAKDERSKMLRTHCQTSGVSLTEQDPYNNVMRTTIEAMAAMLGGTQSLHTNALDEAIALPTDFSARIARNTQIVIQEETGMTKVVDPLGGSYYVESLTQSLVDGAWEIIERVQAEGGMAKAVAAGWPKAMIEEASAARAARVDRAEDVIVGVNKYRLPNEDPIDILDVDNVAVREAQIRRIERVKATRDEAACQRALDALREGARAGHIPPRNGEGDQPQAGGGAATGDVPAGLPLHHSAGAERSRSPSRGGVETNLLALAVDAARARATLGEISSAMEDVFGRFGTQPTPVKGIYGGAYTDDARWTRLADGVAATERRLGRKPRMLVAKMGQDGHDRGANLVSSMFGDLGFEVVPGPLFQTPKEAAHLALESDVDVVGASSLAAGHKTLIPELIGHLRDAGRADIKVIAGGVIPAQDYQALRDAGVQAIFGPGTNLIKAAEDVLRLLGHNMPPQEDAA from the coding sequence ATGGCGGACATCGAAACCAATATCGGCGAGGATGCCGGCAGCACCCGCGCGCCTGCCGCAGCGCCCGAACCGACGCCGCAGCCGGGCCTCGCAGACTGGCAGGCCGCCGCCGCGCGCGAGGTGAAGGGCAAGGATCTCACCTGGCACACGCCGGAAGGGATCGCCGTCAAGCCGCTCTACACCGAAGCCGATGTCCAGGGCTGGGACCCAGGCCTGCCCGGTTTCGCGCCGTTCACGCGCGGCGTGCGCGCGTCGATGTACGCCGGCCGGCCGTGGACGATCCGCCAGTACGCCGGTTTCTCGACCGCCGAGGAATCGAACGCCTTCTACCGCCGCAACCTCGCCGCCGGGCAGAAGGGCCTCAGCGTCGCCTTCGATCTCGCCACCCACCGCGGCTATGACAGCGACCACCCGCGCGTCACCGGCGACGTCGGCAAGGCGGGCGTCGCGATCGACAGCGTCGAGGACATGAAGATCCTGTTCGACGGCATCCCGCTCGACCAGATGTCGGTTTCCATGACGATGAACGGTGCGGTGATCCCGATCCTCGCCTTCTTCATCGTCGCGGGCGAAGAACAAGGCGTCGACCGCAAACTGCTCGACGGGACCATCCAGAACGACATCCTCAAGGAGTTCATGGTCCGCAACACCTACATCTACCCGCCCGAACCGAGCATGCGGATCATTTCGGATATCTTCGGCTACACCAGCCGCGAGATGCCCAAGTTCAACAGCATCTCGATCAGCGGCTATCATATGCAGGAGGCGGGGGCGACGCAGCTCCACGAGCTCGCCTTCACCATCGCCGACGGCATGGAATATGTGAAATACGGCGTCGCGAGCGGCCTGGACATCGACCAATTCGCCGGGCGGCTGTCGTTCTTCTTCGCGATCGGCATGAACTTCTTCATGGAGATCGCCAAGCTGCGCGCCGCGCGCGTCCTCTGGCATCGCGCGATGACGCAGCTGGGCGCGAAGGACGAACGCAGCAAGATGCTGCGCACCCACTGCCAGACGTCGGGCGTGTCACTGACCGAGCAGGACCCGTACAACAACGTCATGCGCACGACGATCGAGGCGATGGCGGCGATGCTGGGCGGCACGCAGTCGCTCCACACCAACGCGCTCGACGAGGCGATCGCGCTCCCCACCGATTTCTCCGCCCGCATCGCGCGCAACACGCAGATCGTGATCCAGGAAGAGACGGGGATGACCAAGGTCGTCGATCCCTTGGGTGGCAGCTATTACGTCGAGAGCCTGACCCAGAGCCTGGTCGATGGCGCGTGGGAGATCATCGAGCGCGTGCAGGCCGAAGGCGGCATGGCGAAGGCGGTCGCGGCCGGCTGGCCGAAGGCGATGATCGAGGAAGCCTCCGCCGCCCGCGCCGCGCGCGTCGACCGGGCTGAGGACGTGATCGTCGGGGTCAACAAATACCGCCTGCCCAACGAGGACCCGATCGACATCCTCGACGTCGACAACGTCGCGGTGCGAGAGGCGCAGATCCGCCGCATCGAACGGGTGAAGGCGACCCGCGACGAGGCGGCGTGCCAGCGCGCGCTCGACGCATTGCGTGAAGGTGCGCGTGCCGGCCACATTCCTCCCCGGAACGGGGAGGGGGACCAGCCGCAGGCTGGTGGAGGGGCAGCCACAGGCGATGTCCCTGCTGGGCTGCCCCTCCACCACTCGGCTGGCGCCGAGCGGTCCCGCTCCCCGTCCCGGGGAGGAGTTGAAACCAACCTCCTCGCGCTCGCCGTCGATGCCGCCCGCGCCCGCGCGACGCTGGGCGAAATCTCCTCGGCGATGGAGGACGTGTTTGGCCGCTTCGGCACGCAGCCGACGCCGGTGAAGGGCATCTACGGCGGCGCCTATACCGACGACGCGCGCTGGACCCGCCTCGCCGACGGCGTCGCCGCCACCGAACGGCGCTTGGGCCGCAAACCGCGCATGCTCGTCGCCAAGATGGGGCAGGACGGGCATGATCGCGGCGCCAACCTCGTCAGCAGCATGTTCGGCGACCTGGGGTTCGAAGTCGTCCCCGGTCCCCTGTTCCAGACGCCGAAGGAAGCAGCACACCTCGCGCTGGAAAGCGACGTCGACGTCGTCGGCGCCTCCAGCCTCGCCGCCGGGCACAAGACGCTGATCCCCGAACTGATCGGCCACCTGCGCGACGCCGGCCGCGCCGACATCAAGGTGATCGCCGGCGGCGTCATCCCTGCGCAGGATTACCAGGCGCTGCGCGACGCCGGCGTGCAGGCGATCTTCGGCCCCGGCACCAATCTCATCAAGGCGGCTGAGGACGTGCTCCGCCTGCTCGGCCACAACATGCCCCCGCAGGAGGATGCCGCATGA
- a CDS encoding efflux RND transporter periplasmic adaptor subunit, producing MAQDTAMQTTDEFLGVKPVPAWRRYLKWVLIVVGVILLGLLVSRCFGGKKGADYATQTVDRGDLTVSVSATGKLAPTTQVVVGSQLSGLVTKVVVDVNDRVAVGQPLALIDPQQIDDQIKQQQAQIAANVAQVNQAQATVAESRAQLSRLEEVYKLSGGRVPSGTELQTGRADYQRAVAALKTAQANVSASRALLAQSQTQRQRAIIRSPVNGVVLARQVDPGQTVAASFNTPTLFVIAEDLSKMKLEVAIDEADVGGVKVGQKASFTVDAFPGKTFPAQITRVDLGSNLTVSAASTSSSSTTSATSTSNQVVSYAADLTVANPTLQLRPGMTATADIITSEKKNVLLVPNAALRFKPASGASSDGDGIAGSLTMRRMRRGNQRQATVGYGATQTVYVKGADGQPQPVQVTTGATNGQMTEVLSGDLKPGAQVITGQLASGDSGSGSGGSSRRRSGGAGGGAGGGQRGQ from the coding sequence ATGGCCCAGGACACGGCAATGCAGACGACCGACGAATTCCTGGGCGTGAAGCCCGTGCCGGCGTGGCGCCGCTACCTGAAATGGGTGCTGATCGTCGTCGGCGTCATTTTGCTCGGCCTGCTCGTCAGCCGCTGCTTCGGCGGCAAGAAGGGCGCCGATTATGCGACGCAGACGGTCGACCGCGGCGATCTGACGGTCAGCGTCTCGGCGACGGGCAAGCTCGCGCCGACGACGCAGGTCGTCGTCGGCTCGCAATTGTCGGGTCTCGTTACCAAGGTCGTCGTCGACGTCAACGACCGCGTCGCCGTCGGCCAGCCGCTCGCCTTGATCGACCCGCAGCAGATCGACGACCAGATCAAGCAGCAGCAGGCGCAGATCGCCGCCAACGTCGCGCAGGTGAACCAGGCGCAGGCCACCGTCGCCGAAAGCCGCGCGCAGCTGTCGCGGCTGGAAGAGGTGTACAAATTGTCGGGCGGCCGCGTGCCGTCGGGCACCGAATTGCAGACCGGCCGCGCGGATTACCAGCGTGCCGTGGCGGCACTGAAGACGGCGCAGGCGAACGTCTCCGCCTCGCGCGCGTTGCTCGCGCAAAGCCAGACGCAGCGGCAGCGCGCGATCATCCGTTCCCCCGTCAACGGCGTCGTGCTGGCACGCCAGGTCGATCCCGGCCAGACGGTGGCGGCCTCGTTCAACACGCCGACTTTGTTCGTCATCGCCGAAGACCTGTCGAAGATGAAGCTGGAGGTCGCGATCGACGAGGCGGACGTCGGCGGCGTCAAGGTCGGGCAGAAGGCGAGCTTCACCGTCGATGCCTTTCCCGGCAAGACCTTCCCTGCGCAGATCACGCGCGTCGACCTCGGCTCCAACCTGACCGTGAGCGCGGCGAGCACCTCGTCGTCCTCGACGACCAGCGCGACGTCGACCAGCAACCAGGTCGTCTCCTATGCCGCCGACCTCACCGTCGCCAACCCGACGCTGCAACTGCGTCCCGGCATGACCGCGACCGCCGACATCATCACGTCGGAAAAGAAGAACGTGCTGCTCGTCCCCAACGCCGCGCTGCGCTTCAAACCGGCGAGCGGCGCGTCGTCGGACGGCGACGGCATCGCGGGGTCGCTGACGATGCGGCGGATGCGGCGCGGCAACCAGCGGCAGGCGACCGTCGGCTACGGCGCGACGCAGACCGTCTACGTCAAGGGTGCGGACGGTCAGCCGCAGCCGGTGCAGGTGACGACCGGCGCGACCAACGGGCAGATGACCGAGGTGCTGAGCGGTGACCTGAAGCCCGGCGCGCAGGTCATCACCGGCCAGCTGGCGAGCGGCGATAGCGGCAGCGGCAGCGGCGGGTCGAGCCGGCGGCGCAGCGGTGGTGCGGGTGGCGGCGCAGGCGGTGGCCAGCGTGGCCAGTAA
- a CDS encoding lysozyme inhibitor LprI family protein — MILTLFALAAVSDCDAAARLSGLDYRQCLCKVEKRADAEMVSQWRLTLAGLRKEDAENRREKANKPILVAGLLDSQRAWLKYRDAECNMVSSQAAGGTGYGELGAECSITLTRHRTEILRRRVDGLVRYLR, encoded by the coding sequence GTGATTTTGACACTATTTGCACTGGCAGCCGTATCCGATTGCGATGCAGCCGCTCGGCTGTCTGGCTTGGACTACCGCCAGTGCCTCTGCAAAGTTGAGAAGCGTGCCGATGCGGAAATGGTGAGCCAATGGCGACTGACTCTTGCAGGGCTGCGGAAAGAGGACGCCGAAAATCGGCGCGAGAAAGCGAACAAACCAATTTTGGTAGCCGGCTTACTCGATTCGCAGCGCGCTTGGCTGAAATATCGTGATGCCGAATGCAACATGGTGTCGAGCCAAGCAGCCGGCGGGACCGGATATGGTGAGTTGGGAGCCGAGTGTTCGATCACGCTCACCCGACACCGGACGGAAATTCTGAGACGCCGCGTAGACGGCCTCGTTCGCTATTTGAGGTAA
- a CDS encoding TlpA family protein disulfide reductase, translated as MRFATTLAWSLGLSLTIAPPAAAQERAATTGRSIASLAGVPLKTRGGKPITLGSRIAPGKPTLISIWASWCPPCIVEAPYLNKMRKDLAGRYNFLYVNRSDGNPDPSQPAEAIARFLDRGGLADSDYVVADVKAYQQIVAADLKDIPDGKVGIPRVYLFDSQGRQIYTAYGFQPSEAPALEARLKLAMAK; from the coding sequence ATGCGGTTTGCAACAACGTTGGCATGGTCGCTCGGCCTGTCCCTCACGATCGCCCCCCCCGCCGCCGCGCAGGAGCGCGCCGCGACGACGGGGCGTTCGATCGCGAGCCTGGCTGGCGTGCCGTTGAAGACACGCGGCGGAAAGCCGATCACGCTCGGATCGCGCATCGCGCCGGGCAAGCCGACCCTCATCTCGATCTGGGCGAGCTGGTGCCCGCCCTGCATAGTCGAGGCGCCCTATCTCAACAAGATGCGCAAGGACTTGGCGGGGCGGTACAACTTCCTGTACGTCAATCGCAGCGACGGTAACCCCGATCCGTCGCAGCCCGCCGAGGCCATCGCTCGCTTCCTCGATCGCGGCGGGCTTGCCGATAGCGACTATGTCGTCGCCGACGTCAAAGCCTATCAACAGATTGTCGCGGCCGACCTCAAGGATATCCCCGACGGAAAGGTCGGGATCCCAAGGGTCTACCTCTTCGACAGCCAGGGCCGGCAAATCTACACCGCATATGGCTTTCAGCCGTCCGAGGCCCCGGCGCTGGAAGCGCGCCTGAAGCTGGCGATGGCCAAGTGA
- a CDS encoding acetyl-CoA carboxylase biotin carboxylase subunit — protein sequence MFKKILVANRGEIACRVFRTAKRMGIKTVAVYSDADARSPHVLMADEAVRLGPAPAAESYLKAELILLAAKETGADCIHPGYGFLSERESFARACAEAGIAFVGPPPNAIAAMGDKIESKKLAKQAGVNVVPGFLGEIADTDEAVRIATDIGYPVMMKASAGGGGKGMRLAWSEQDVREGFEATKREGLASFGDDRVFIEKFIESPRHIEIQVLGDQHGNIVYLNERECSVQRRHQKVVEEAPSPFVTPAMRKAMGEQAVALARAVGYYSAGTVELIVSGADTTGQGFYFLEMNTRLQVEHPVTEEITGLDLVEQMIRVAYGERLAFGQADVGINGWSVENRVYAEDPYRGFLPSIGRLVRYNPPEATDASQPSSSPRRRGSITHVVDGAGDAASLDSRLRGNDEDGEISASPIVRVDDGVAEGGEVSMFYDPMIAKLITWAPTREAAIDAQIAALDAFEIEGPGTNIDFLSALMQHPRFRDGRLTTGFIAEEFPDGFHGAPASPDLVHALAAIAAFAATAQADRARRIDGQLGHRLHPPADWVVRIGGTDHDVHVSTDGISVDGAALEIGIEYTPGDRMIEAELADDSRLSVRIAPVRSGFRLTTRGASHIARVLPARIAPHARHLIDKVPPDLSKFLIAPMPGLLVRLDVAAGDKVEAGQPLAVVEAMKMENILRAEKSGTVKAVSAAAGDSLAVDQVILELE from the coding sequence ATGTTTAAGAAAATCCTGGTCGCCAATCGCGGCGAGATCGCCTGCCGCGTGTTCCGGACCGCCAAGCGGATGGGGATCAAGACGGTCGCGGTCTATTCCGACGCCGACGCGCGCTCCCCCCACGTGCTGATGGCGGACGAGGCGGTGCGCCTCGGGCCGGCGCCCGCCGCCGAAAGCTACCTCAAGGCCGAGCTGATCCTGCTCGCCGCCAAGGAGACGGGCGCGGACTGCATCCACCCCGGTTACGGCTTCCTCAGCGAACGCGAGAGCTTCGCGCGCGCCTGTGCCGAGGCGGGCATCGCCTTCGTCGGCCCGCCGCCGAACGCGATCGCCGCGATGGGCGACAAGATCGAATCGAAGAAGCTCGCCAAGCAGGCGGGCGTCAACGTCGTCCCCGGCTTCCTGGGCGAGATCGCCGACACCGACGAAGCGGTGCGGATCGCGACCGACATCGGCTATCCGGTGATGATGAAGGCCTCGGCCGGCGGCGGCGGCAAGGGCATGCGCCTCGCCTGGAGCGAGCAGGACGTGCGCGAAGGGTTCGAGGCGACCAAGCGCGAGGGCCTCGCGTCCTTCGGCGACGACCGCGTCTTCATCGAGAAGTTCATCGAGAGCCCCCGCCACATCGAAATCCAGGTGCTCGGTGACCAGCACGGCAACATCGTCTACCTCAACGAGCGCGAATGCAGCGTGCAGCGCCGCCACCAGAAGGTGGTCGAGGAAGCGCCGTCGCCCTTCGTCACGCCGGCGATGCGCAAAGCGATGGGCGAGCAGGCGGTCGCACTGGCGCGGGCGGTGGGGTATTACTCCGCCGGCACGGTCGAACTGATCGTCTCGGGCGCCGACACGACGGGCCAGGGCTTCTACTTCCTCGAGATGAACACGCGGCTGCAGGTCGAGCATCCCGTGACCGAGGAGATCACCGGCCTCGACCTTGTCGAACAGATGATCCGCGTCGCCTATGGCGAGCGCCTCGCGTTCGGGCAGGCGGATGTCGGCATCAACGGCTGGTCGGTGGAGAACCGTGTCTATGCGGAGGACCCGTATCGCGGCTTCCTGCCCAGCATCGGGCGGCTGGTGCGGTACAATCCGCCTGAAGCGACGGACGCCTCCCAACCTTCGTCATCCCCGCGGAGGCGGGGATCCATAACCCATGTCGTCGATGGAGCCGGTGACGCTGCATCTCTGGATTCCCGCCTGCGCGGGAATGACGAAGATGGGGAGATCAGCGCATCGCCGATCGTCCGCGTCGACGACGGCGTCGCCGAGGGCGGCGAGGTCAGCATGTTCTACGATCCGATGATCGCCAAGCTGATCACTTGGGCGCCGACGCGCGAGGCGGCGATCGACGCGCAGATCGCGGCGCTCGATGCCTTCGAGATCGAGGGGCCGGGCACCAACATCGACTTCCTGTCGGCGCTGATGCAGCATCCGCGCTTCCGCGACGGCCGGCTGACCACCGGCTTCATCGCCGAGGAATTTCCCGACGGATTCCACGGCGCCCCCGCGTCGCCGGACCTGGTGCACGCGCTTGCCGCGATCGCCGCCTTCGCCGCGACCGCGCAGGCGGATCGCGCGCGGCGGATCGACGGCCAGCTCGGCCACCGGCTGCACCCGCCCGCCGACTGGGTCGTGCGGATCGGCGGCACAGATCATGACGTGCACGTGTCGACCGACGGCATCAGCGTCGATGGCGCGGCCCTGGAGATCGGCATCGAATACACGCCGGGCGACCGGATGATCGAGGCGGAGCTGGCCGACGACAGCCGCCTGTCGGTGCGGATCGCGCCGGTGCGCAGCGGTTTCCGCTTGACGACCCGCGGCGCCAGTCACATCGCGCGTGTCCTGCCCGCGCGCATCGCGCCGCATGCCCGGCATCTGATCGACAAGGTGCCGCCCGACCTGTCGAAATTCCTGATCGCGCCGATGCCGGGTCTGCTCGTCAGGCTCGACGTCGCGGCGGGCGACAAGGTCGAGGCCGGACAGCCGCTCGCCGTGGTCGAGGCGATGAAGATGGAGAACATCCTGCGCGCCGAGAAGAGCGGCACGGTCAAGGCGGTCAGCGCGGCCGCGGGCGACAGCCTCGCGGTCGACCAGGTGATCCTGGAACTGGAGTAA
- a CDS encoding lysozyme inhibitor LprI family protein, which translates to MMRYALAAALLLAGPAAAQTQTAMNQQAGAEWKAADATMTVQWQRTYAAMKRRDAADTSRGGGFGYAAATLASQRAWLAFRDAQCIIESGEYAGGSMQPMVRSQCLARLTRERTAQLKDMMWQRGR; encoded by the coding sequence ATGATGCGCTATGCCCTCGCCGCCGCACTGCTACTTGCCGGCCCCGCGGCTGCGCAGACGCAGACCGCGATGAACCAGCAGGCCGGCGCCGAGTGGAAGGCCGCCGATGCGACGATGACCGTCCAGTGGCAGCGCACCTATGCCGCGATGAAGCGCCGCGACGCCGCCGATACCAGCCGCGGCGGCGGCTTCGGCTATGCCGCGGCGACGCTCGCCAGCCAGCGGGCGTGGCTCGCCTTCCGCGATGCGCAATGCATCATCGAGAGCGGGGAATATGCGGGCGGATCGATGCAACCGATGGTACGCAGCCAATGCCTCGCGCGGTTGACACGCGAGCGGACGGCGCAATTGAAGGACATGATGTGGCAGCGGGGACGATGA